Proteins found in one Plasmodium knowlesi strain H genome assembly, chromosome: 12 genomic segment:
- a CDS encoding TRAP-like protein: MNLLIVLSILGLLPLAFGDSSTKKNSGYESYLMDDFCVEMNIHVLVSAEERYDRQYSYLLARRIANIAFNLENTWNYFSYSFFDDKILYTDMRRMGYEYDMLETLTRFQKDHKQYSITEYKHSNVFASLKEYYEEYILNNPQMNFSKNVIIISKFFGEQELSEYSEEFINYIRDIRSKKLGIFFYSDNSEKSRERTFQISEMSYHKSSNAPLAYFFGNDVDIAATVSVERFCYALEYGGTCARYNDWSDWSGPCEFRKRQRTTPIKVTLEPYIINKDHYVAHCRSLFNYEVIIREDYRRECTNEIYECRGICDEGYMFKPRVVEHEILEKYVSCNDLPVCTHEQRLKNHHRIYKELTKMLNSYAEDLRDEEILERKQMNKPYKGEIGEEGAMPRIVKEAGEQLKEKTRSMIERQHLLIKNHKLLLQHIDQGDEVNIIDNFGKFTIVKKPALDTSKMEVDRNDHASSNAATVGEGTSNKENEKDQSDSNTVETANADIAGKIDGKKAAEGGKMENGKGDDENAKESINQETSLNSEKEKNMQNEEEQEEEKIVQEILKDNNLDKSDEMAKVHTIDTVATDGSTVEIDSPRLSNGANLPNVEAAESTIIEPIIIEQNDNIKSQIGGGKNYEVNSNDYVTSDNAGNAIYRGPMEDASQGHSGGYHNNSPVYKNTHNVRDELTDKREQELHEESAAQRRRSETGSDVESMEDKITHVIKDVEGAGTERTVAPKESAQKEITKHGGVEESANERSGEGANEQSDERAKEQSDERANEQSDERANERSDEYVREEANKISNNNDEATTRTYQVGVKTEMTTHQGGERGEDNTRYAGKEGNINDEGVVAGQSQHKQTKEVDLNGQVGDNGGEEHKRGNHDKSLGDFLIMNHIPNGSKEQYELPELESERKKSNEHTTELHGENYGRISGHDKQTHDTDGDIETTTQSHAVHEMEEKSEENNHLVESAIPDGTKTEEHHIASHSTDGNILQGEGIRADALHNEGQSKYQFQGKEESEHQSKQAKKEGEDGNSANVSKNHLVNADETSHISSRTISEHRNLEEDNEGKDFMRVQTGKEHLVIGNNGVGNHKVSSEFTGGEIISGDDTERGKVPEEEVNENQKPYKDIREHVGQTDMNDIHPAGKNDEESIVEDSNMNDPEELEERLIENRIINHNFGEHADAHNGEEVDEVPIEREQEEQITRGHTEGEELSGNHPIHNQAKEEIEEERRTSKEHVAEELGINHVHKEQDVQEESVKGKKKEDKTSLGGTELGESSKSDNLVDETEGRNELTDEVAPTHVVTNDADKVKGHHLVNPIVREHLNDVERGEAILGEAAREREFLDEIADDQKAEDKSKDEDVHGSANVAESIDVDTHKEIEKNKDMGENKQESNDISVITDVVKTKDAEKDKTNGERKEVAEIKGDHMDIVADINEGKHEVVDESDRNDVDKYADIGERMNVVQSEDEGEPKITKNTGDSADATEDTSKHDGIIGKGEIGERTDVDEHIDIGEHTEMGEHKKEGEQDEVGNYDEVAEVEGVKSEHIKGSTEEGETMKDTPIDSSRESKGTEKSEGFDINQNLHEDIVNPIDGIVGEEAKKEELEGANTHSAHNKKGEITPKEHEVVDNLDRNGENQEKVEDKNEQNLDYRIDDEKKANISPHVQTEVSKEKNEQVNEEVEDISTTNGKQESTGKVSSATKIDTDFTITQKKTSILPEEESEKIESKKEKIDTKNINEIIDNVVNTYDSKRTNSEKQDFVREKLGILEDFVESTKQVEGGENENPYKYYSDIKTVHKVFYKKDSQGKLENDKYLIVGQNNFIIDSDDTKMPFPPNMYKRVSEILKDQIQKDVMNTLNADEEARDEATEGQENGDGDGNDSAHENGSGNEGGDENGNQDGRRESKFQNSKTFMYGSATVFGGAVVIIVSMYIYRYAQNYGFTKKDNTNNIEYVFTSDVPMNEDKGQDIACGQSAYFEEGWS; encoded by the exons ATGAACTTGTTAATAGTATTAAGTATCTTAGGCCTTTTGCCCCTGGCATTTGGCGACAGTTctactaaaaaaaattcag GGTACGAAAGTTACTTAATGGATGATTTCTGCGTGGAAATGAATATCCATGTCCTCGTGAGTGCAGAAGAAAGGTATGATAGGCAATATAGCTATTTGTTAGCTCGAAGAATTGCAAACATAGCGTTTAATCTGGAGAACACttggaattatttttcatattccttttttgatgATAAAATATTGTATACAGATATGAGACGAATGGGATATGAATATGACATGTTAGAAACATTAACGAGATTTCAGAAAGATCACAAACAATATAGTATTACAGAATATAAGCATTCAAATGTATTTGCATCCTTGAAGGAGTATTACGAAGAgtatatattaaataatccccaaatgaatttttccaaaaatgttATAATTATTAGTAAATTTTTTGGAGAACAGGAACTTTCGGAATATTCTGAAGAATTTATAAATTATATAAGAGACAttagaagtaaaaaattggggatttttttttactcagACAATTCTGAGAAATCCAGGGAGCGCACTTTTCAGATTTCTGAAATGAGTTATCATAAATCATCCAACGCTCCTTTAGCATATTTCTTTGGTAACGATGTTGATATTGCTGCTACTGTCAGTGTAGAAAGATTTTGCTATGCTTTGGAATATGGTGGAACTTGTGCAAGGTATAACGATTGGTCTGATTGGAGTGGTCCTTGTGAATTTAGAAAAAGACAGAGAACCACTCCCATAAAAGTTACCCTTGAACCTTATATCATTAATAAGGATCACTACGTTGCTCATTGTAGAAGCCTTTTCAACTATGAAGTAATAATCAGGGAGGATTATAGACGCGAGTGTACTAACGAAATATACGAATGCAGAGGAATCTGTGATGAAGGCTATATGTTCAAACCGCGCGTTGTAGAGCACGAAATATTGGAAAAATATGTCTCATGTAATGATTTGCCAGTTTGCACACATGAGCAAAGGCTAAAAAATCACCATAGAATATATAAggaattaacaaaaatgctCAATAGTTATGCAGAAGATCTGCGTGATGAAGAAATACTGGAACGGAAGCAAATGAACAAACCATATAAAGGGGAAATTGGCGAAGAGGGTGCTATGCCACGAATTGTGAAAGAAGCAGGTGAACaactaaaagaaaaaacacgcTCGATGATAGAAAGACAACACCTTCTTATTAAAAATCACAAACTTTTGCTTCAGCATATAGACCAGGGAGATGAGGTAAATATCATCGACAATTTTGGAAAGTTCACCATTGTGAAGAAACCCGCTCTGGATACGAGCAAGATGGAGGTAGATAGAAATGATCACGCAAGTTCTAATGCTGCTACTGTAGGTGAGGGTACCTCtaataaggaaaatgaaaaggatcAAAGCGACAGTAATACCGTAGAAACTGCAAATGCGGACATTGCAGGAAAAATTGATGGGAAGAAAGCGgcggaagggggaaaaatggagaatggGAAAGGGGATGACGAAAATGCTAAAGAGAGCATTAACCAAGAAACTAGTCTCAATtctgagaaggagaaaaatatgcagaatgaagaagaacaagaggaagagaaaattgtgCAAGAAATCCTCAAAGACAATAATCTTGACAAATCAGATGAAATGGCAAAGGTGCATACTATTGACACTGTGGCAACAGATGGGAGTACTGTGGAAATTGATTCACCGCGTTTGTCAAACGGGGCCAATTTGCCTAATGTGGAAGCTGCAGAATCTACCATTATTGAACCTATAATCATAGAACAAAATGACAACATAAAATCTCAAATTGGTGGTGGTAAAAATTACGAGGTAAATTCAAATGATTATGTTACATCTGATAACGCTGGTAATGCAATATATAGGGGCCCCATGGAAGACGCATCTCAGGGACATTCTGGAGGTTACCATAATAATTCACCCGTTTATAAAAACACACATAATGTTAGAGACGAATTGACTGATAAGCGTGAGCAAGAATTACATGAGGAAAGTGCTGCccagagaaggagaagcgaAACGGGTTCTGATGTTGAAAGTATGGAAGATAAAATAACTCATGTGATAAAAGACGTGGAAGGAGCAGGAACTGAGCGTACAGTTGCACCAAAGGAAAGTGCACAGAAGGAAATAACGAAACATGGTGGTGTTGAAGAAAGCGCTAACGAGCGATCAGGCGAAGGTGCCAATGAACAATCAGATGAACGCGCCAAAGAGCAATCAGACGAACGTGCCAATGAACAATCAGATGAACGCGCCAACGAGCGATCAGACGAATACGTGAGGGAAGAAGCGAATAAAATCAGCAATAACAACGATGAAGCTACGACAAGAACTTATCAAGTAGGAGTAAAAACGGAAATGACTACACACCAGGGAGGAGAAAGAGGGGAAGACAATACGAGATATGctggaaaggaaggaaatataaatGATGAGGGAGTGGTAGCGGGACAGTCACAACATAAACAAACTAAGGAGGTAGACTTAAATGGGCAAGTGGGAGATAACGGTGGAGAAGAACATAAACGTGGGAACCATGACAAATCGCTAGGAGATTTCTTAATTATGAACCACATTCCGAATGGCTCGAAGGAACAGTATGAACTGCCAGAACTGGAaagtgagagaaaaaaatcaaatgaaCACACAACAGAATTGCATGGTGAGAATTATGGACGAATTAGTGGACATGATAAACAAACACATGATACGGATGGAGACATAGAAACAACTACACAATCCCATGCTGTAcatgaaatggaagaaaagtCAGAAGAGAATAATCATTTGGTAGAATCCGCCATTCCAGATGGAACAAAAACAGAGGAACATCACATAGCGAGTCATAGCACGGATGGGAATATTTtacaaggagaaggaataagagCAGATGCGTTGCACAACGAAGGACAAAGTAAATACCAATTTCAGGGCAAAGAGGAAAGCGAGCACCAAAGTAAACAagcaaagaaggaaggagaagatggAAATTCTGCCAACGTATCCAAGAACCACCTAGTTAATGCGGATGAGACGAGTCACATATCCAGTAGAACAATTAGCGAGCACAGAAATCTGGAAGAAGATAATGAAGGGAAAGATTTTATGCGTGTTCAAACAGGCAAGGAACATTTAGTCATTGGAAATAATGGGGTGGGTAATCACAAAGTGTCAAGTGAATTTACAGGAGGAGAAATAATATCAGGTGATGATacagaaagaggaaaagtacctgaggaagaagtaaatgaaAATCAAAAACCCTATAAAGACATAAGAGAACATGTAGGACAAACTGATATGAACGATATTCATCCAGCAGGTAAGAACGATGAAGAAAGCATTGTGGAAGATAGTAATATGAATGATCCAGAAGAATTAGAAGAAAGGCTGATAGAAAACAGAATTATAAATCATAACTTTGGAGAACATGCGGATGCACATAATGGTGAAGAGGTAGATGAAGTACCAATCGAAAGGGAACAGGAAGAGCAAATAACTAGGGGACATactgaaggagaagaattaTCTGGTAATCACCCAATACACAATCaagcaaaagaagaaattgagGAAGAACGTAGAACATCCAAAGAACATGTGGCGGAAGAATTGGGGATAAATCATGTCCACAAGGAACAGGATGTACAGGAAGAATCtgtaaagggaaaaaaaaaagaggataaAACAAGTCTCGGTGGAACAGAATTAGGGGAATCATCCAAAAGTGATAATTTGGTGGATgaaacagaaggaagaaacgaGTTAACCGACGAAGTTGCTCCAACGCATGTAGTAACAAATGATGCGGATAAAGTGAAAGGGCATCATTTAGTGAATCCAATTGTGAGAGAACATTTAAACGATGTTGAAAGAGGAGAGGCAATACTGGGTGAAGCTGCTCGTGAACGTGAATTCCTGGATGAAATTGCAGATGATCAAAAAGCTGAGGATAAAAGTAAGGATGAAGATGTACATGGAAGTGCAAATGTAGCTGAAAGCATAGATGTAGATACTCATAAAGAAAtagagaaaaacaaagacATGGGTGAAAATAAGCAGGAAAGTAACGATATAAGTGTTATCACTGATGTGGTTAAAACGAAAGATGcagaaaaagacaaaaccaacggagaaaggaaggaagtagcTGAAATTAAAGGAGACCATATGGATATAGTTGCCGATATAAATGAAGGGAAACATGAAGTCGTTGACGAAAGTGATCGTAACGATGTAGACAAATATGCAGACATAGGTGAAAGAATGAATGTAGTTCAAAGTGAAGATGAGGGTGAACCTAAAATCACAAAAAACACTGGTGATAGTGCAGATGCAACTGAAGATACTAGTAAACATGACGGCATTataggaaaaggggaaataggCGAACGTACAGACGTGGATGAGCACATAGATATAGGTGAACATACAGAAATGGGcgaacataaaaaagaaggagagcaGGACGAAGTGGGTAATTATGACGAAGTAGCTGAAGTTGAAGGCGTCAAAAGTGAACACATCAAGGGGAGCACGGAAGAAGGTGAGACCATGAAGGATACACCTATCGATTCATCCCGTGAGAGCAAAGGGACGGAGAAAAGCGAAGGTTTTGATATAAACCAGAATCTGCATGAAGATATCGTGAACCCCATTGATGGAATAGTGGGGGAAGAGGCAAAGAAAGAAGAACTGGAAGGCGCTAATACACATTCTGCACAcaacaaaaagggggaaattacTCCAAAGGAACATGAAGTAGTAGACAATTTAGATCGAAATGGTGAAAATcaagaaaaagtggaagataaaaatgaacaaaatttagATTATAGAATAgatgatgagaaaaaggCAAACATATCACCGCATGTACAAACTGAAGtcagtaaagaaaaaaatgaacaagtgaATGAAGAAGTAGAAGACATATCAACAACAAATGGCAAACAAGAATCAACTGGTAAAGTTTCAAGTGCAACCAAAATAGACACAGATTTTACAATTACACAAAAGAAAACTAGTATACTGCCAGAAGAAGAatcggaaaaaattgaatcaaagaaagaaaaaattgacacaaaaaatataaacgaaATAATTGATAATGTAGTAAATACATATGATAGTAAAAGAACGAATAGTGAAAAACAAGATTTTGTTAGAGAAAAATTAGGCATCCTTGAAGATTTTGTGGAAAGTACCAAACAAgtggaagggggggaaaatgaaaacccaTACAAGTACTACTCAGATATCAAAACTGTCCATAAggtattttataaaaaagatTCCCAAGGAAAATTAGAAAATGACAAATATCTTATTGTTGGTCAGAATAATTTTATCATAGATTCGGATGATACCAAAATGCCCTTTCCCCCAAATATGTACAAGAGGGTTAGTGAAATCCTCAAGGACCAGATTCAAAAGGACGTAATGAACACGTTGAATGCGGATGAGGAGGCTAGAGACGAGGCCACCGAGGGACAAGAAAACGGGGACGGGGACGGAAATGATAGCGCACATGAAAACGGAAGTGGGAACGAAGGTGGAGACGAAAATGGGAATCAAGACGGACGCAGGGAAAGCAAATTCCAAAACAGCAAAACATTCATGTACGGAAGCGCAACCGTCTTCGGTGGTGCAGTTGTAATTATTGTGTCCATGTATATTTACAGATATGCACAGAACTACGGATTCACGAAAAAGGACAACACAAATAACATCGAATACGTGTTTACATCGGACGTTCCGATGAACGAAGATAAGGGCCAAGACATAGCGTGCGGACAAAGTGCCTATTTTGAGGAAGGCTGGTCGTAG